A portion of the Coturnix japonica isolate 7356 chromosome 4, Coturnix japonica 2.1, whole genome shotgun sequence genome contains these proteins:
- the FBXO8 gene encoding F-box only protein 8, with protein MGQGLWRVARNQQLQHQGFSGQGFLTREHGRRIATNNVSNTSQRKQAQGGIDIYHLLKTRKSKEQEGFINLEMLPPELSFTILSYLNATDLCLASCVWQDLANDELLWQGLCKSTWGHCSIYNKNPPLGFSFRKLYMQLDEGSLTFNANPDEGVNYFMSKGILDDSPKEIAKFIFCTRTLNWKKLRIYLDERRDVLDDLVTLHNFRNQFLPNALREFFRHIHAPEERGEYLETLITKFSHRFCACNPDLMRELGLSPDAVYVLCYSLILLSIDLTSPHVKNKMSKREFIRNTRRAAQNISEDFVGHLYDNIYLIGHVAA; from the exons ATGGGTCAGGGACTCTGGAGGGTTGCTAGGAACCAGCAGCTGCAACACCAAGGATTCAGTGGACAAGGTTTTCTTACCAGGGAGCATGGTAGGAGAATAGCTACTAACAATGTCTCCAATACAAGCCAGCGGAAACAAGCCCAAGGAGGCATTGACATCTACCACCTGCTTAAGACAAGAAAATCTAAAGAGCAAGAAGGATTTATTAACTTGGAAATGCTGCCACCAGAGCTTAGTTTTACCATTTTGTCATACCTGAATGCAACTGATCTCTGTCTAGCGTCATGTGTTTGGCAGGATCTTGCTAATGATGAGCTTCTCTGGCAAGg GTTGTGCAAATCCACTTGGGGTCACTGTTCTATATACAATAAGAATCCACCTCTaggattttcttttagaaaactGTATATGCAGCTAGATGAGGGCAGTCTCACCTTTAATGCCAACCCTGATGAG GGAGTCAACTACTTTATGTCCAAGGGCATACTAGATGATTCGCCAAAGGAAATAGCTAAGTTTATCTTTTGCACAAGAACACTAAATTGGAAGAAGCTGAGAATCTATCTTGATGAAAG GCGAGATGTTTTGGATGACCTTGTGACACTGCACAACTTCAGAAATCAGTTCTTGCCAAATGCACTGAGAGAGTTCTTCAGACATATTCATGCCCCTGAGGAACGCGGGGAGTACCTTGAGACTCTCATAACGAAGTTCTCTCACAGGTTCTGTGCTTGTAACCCTGATTTGATGAGAGAGCTTGGCCTTAGCCCTG ATGCAGTTTATGTACTGTGTTACTCTTTGATTCTTCTTTCCATTGATCTAACCAGCCCTCACGTGAAGAACAAAATGTCAAAGAGAGAATTCATCCGAAATACACGACGAGCTGCACAGAATATTAGTGAAGATTTTGTAGGGCACCTTTATGACAACATCTACCTTATTGGCCATGTGGCTGCCTGA